The Arachis hypogaea cultivar Tifrunner chromosome 16, arahy.Tifrunner.gnm2.J5K5, whole genome shotgun sequence genome contains a region encoding:
- the LOC112756974 gene encoding cation/H(+) antiporter 15-like: MGDFLPPACFNMFVSDEHRMWQTSNILETELPMLAFQIFFTVLVGRLLFNAFRPLHQPRIISFVFVGFLLTPPLLGNIPEVFGFIYPVNGILNVEVTSHFGLIYYAFLNGLEMNLDTILKSKKEATSIAAMGIIFPILTGPGLYALHRKFYINNTFKLEQVSSHAYLLWTLVLTVTGFPNLVEILSELKLHYTSLGKVALTAGMISDTYNWILFTLLVPFSIDSSNAIYSVLCTVLFLTVCIFLVRPLLKKIIERKTENDEWDEYQLLFVVMGAFACSYVTDILGTHAIVGAFVYGLILPHGKFADLVMSVSDDFGGGFLAPLYFSGNGMRLIIKSVFSHANWPLTMLVLILLCVTKILGTLFATSLSGKSARDGFAIGLLLNTKGALALIMLSIVWDKMIFFAPTYAVLTAAVLLMTIVVSPMINFMFKPRKRFEQNKLRTIQKLRANVELRILACVHNNHHATSMINILELFNATRLSPIHVFGLYLVEITQRAAALVVAHMEPSNQLGVQSNLTESQVESENIAFTFKALGNNGDGNGNDAFRVETTSVVSSYETIHQDIYISARERGTSLILLPFHQQLSSDGNLLETTNVVYRDINKNVMQDAPCSVGIFIDRGLVTFSQTCLHILMIFVGGPDDREALAIAWKMAGHPRVQLSMVRLCLLDEAAAAAEEASHHSEEAEGILSNAMDNDKQKELDDEYISKFRYTAVNNEDYISYSEADIRAGEDIPRVLKALDQRGCDLYVVGQGNCRNSILFSNLLEWCDCLELGVIGDILASNIFGTNSSILVVQQYGFGGMKLERKQDHTANNSRFGSLIVKAE, encoded by the exons ATGGGAGATTTCTTGCCACCTGCATGTTTTAATATGTTTGTATCCGATGAACATCGAATGTGGCAAACAAGTAATATCCTAGAAACAGAGCTTCCTATGCTTGCATTTCAAATTTTCTTCACTGTATTAGTGGGTCGTCTTCTCTTCAATGCATTCAGACCTCTCCATCAACCTCGCATCATTTCATTTGTCTTT GTTGGTTTCTTACTGACTCCACCACTATTGGGGAACATTCCAGAAGTATTCGGCTTCATTTATCCTGTAAACGGAATACTCAATGTTGAAGTTACTTCACATTTTGGCCTCATTTACTACGCTTTCCTCAATGGCCTGGAAATGAACCTAGACAcaattctaaaatccaagaaaGAAGCTACAAGCATTGCAGCCATGGGAATCATCTTTCCCATTCTAACAGGACCAGGATTATATGCTCTGCATCgaaaattctatatcaataataCGTTCAAGCTTGAACAAGTTTCAAGTCATGCGTATTTACTTTGGACTTTAGTTCTCACAGTTACAGGTTTTCCAAACCTAGTTGAAATCCTTTCTGAGCTCAAGCTTCATTACACCAGCCTAGGAAAAGTTGCATTAACGGCCGGCATGATTAGTGATACTTACAACTGGATTCTCTTCACATTATTGGTGCCATTTTCAATTGATAGCTCCAACGCAATTTATTCAGTGCTATGCACAGTTTTGTTCCTTACTGTGTGCATCTTTTTGGTCCGCCCTTTACTTAAAAAGATTATTGAACGCAAGACAGAAAATGATGAATGGGATGAGTACCAACTCCTTTTTGTGGTGATGGGAGCTTTTGCATGTTCATATGTTACAGACATTCTTGGCACACATGCCATTGTTGGTGCTTTTGTGTACGGACTAATTTTGCCTCACGGCAAATTTgctgacttggttatgtcggtttCTGATGACTTTGGTGGAGGGTTTCTGGCGCCACTTTACTTTTCAGGCAATGGAATGAGACTTATAATAAAATCCGTTTTTTCTCATGCAAATTGGCCATTGACAATGCTGGTTCTAATCTTACTGTGTGTCACAAAGATATTGGGAACTTTATTTGCCACCTCCTTATCTGGTAAGTCTGCCAGAGATGGTTTTGCCATAGGATTGCTTCTCAACACCAAAGGAGCTTTAGCGCTCATAATGCTAAGCATTGTTTGGGATAAGATG ATCTTTTTTGCACCAACATATGCTGTCCTCACTGCTGCCGTTCTTCTAATGACCATAGTAGTTTCACCAATGATTAACTTCATGTTCAAGCCAAGAAAGCGATTTGAACAGAACAAGCTAAGGACCATACAAAAGCTAAGAGCGAATGTAGAGCTCCGAATTTTGGCATGTGTCCACAATAATCACCATGCTACGAGCATGATCAACATCCTTGAACTATTCAATGCTACTAGACTTTCCCCAATACATGTCTTCGGCTTGTACCTTGTCGAAATTACACAACGTGCCGCCGCACTTGTTGTTGCTCATATGGAGCCAAGTAACCAGCTTGGAGTGCAAAGTAATCTCACCGAGTCTCAAGTTGAGTCAGAAAACATTGCTTTTACCTTCAAGGCCCTTGGAAATAACGGAGATGGAAATGGAAATGACGCTTTTAGAGTCGAGACCACGAGCGTGGTCTCGTCCTATGAAACCATTCATCAGGATATATACATCTCTGCAAGAGAAAGAGGCACGAGCTTGATTCTCCTTCCCTTCCACCAGCAATTAAGTTCAGATGGTAACTTACTAGAAACAACCAATGTCGTATACAGAGATATAAACAAGAATGTAATGCAAGACGCGCCTTGTTCTGTGGGAATATTCATAGACCGTGGTCTCGTAACTTTCTCTCAAACATGTCTTCATATTCTTATGATCTTTGTCGGAGGCCCGGATGACCGTGAAGCGTTAGCAATTGCTTGGAAGATGGCAGGGCATCCGAGGGTTCAACTATCAATGGTTCGACTCTGTTTGTTAGATGAAGCTGCTGCTGCTGCAGAAGAAGCATCTCATCATTCTGAAGAAGCAGAGGGGATATTGTCCAATGCGATGGATAACGATAAGCAGAAGGAGTTGGATGATGAGTATATAAGTAAATTTAGATACACTGCGGTGAATAATGAGGATTATatatcttattcagaggctgatatTCGTGCAGGTGAAGATATCCCTAGAGTGTTGAAAGCACTTGACCAAAGAGGGTGTGATTTATACGTAGTTGGACAAGGAAATTGCAGGAACTCCATACTCTTCTCAAACTTACTAGAATGGTGTGATTGTTTGGAATTAGGTGTTATTGGGGATATTTTAGCTTCAAATATTTTTGGTACAAACTCATCTATTTTAGTTGTTCAACAGTATGGTTTTGGAGGGATGAAACTGGAGAGGAAACAAGACCATACGGCTAATAATAGTCGCTTTGGATCGCTAATTGTGAAGGCAGAATAA
- the LOC112758983 gene encoding calcium-transporting ATPase 4, endoplasmic reticulum-type encodes MGKGGQDYGRQEKKSSDDSSDRDTFKAWAKDVRECEEHFKVSVKTGLSSEEVENRRRIYGSNELEKHEGQSIWSLILEQFNDTLVRILLGAAIISFVLAWYDGEHSGEKDITAFVEPLVIFLILIVNAVVGVWQESNAEKALEALKEIQSEHASVIRDNKKIASLPARDLVPGDIVELKVGDKVPADMRVVELISSTLRLEQGSLTGESEAVNKSNKPVAEDADIQGKRCMVFAGTTVVNGNCICLVTQIGMETEIGKVHQQIHVASQSEEDTPLKKKLNEFGETLTMIIGLICILVWLINVKYFLSWEYVDGWPKNFKFSFEKCTYYFEIAVALAVAAIPEGLPAVITTCLALGTRKMAQKNALVRKLPSVETLGCTTVICSDKTGTLTTNQMSVTKLVAIGHNVDTLRAFKVDGTTYNPAGGKIENWPAGDMDANLQTIAKIAAICNDAGVTQSDHKFVAHGMPTEAALKVLVEKMGLPKGSKDVNSASTSSLLRCCEWWSQRERRIATLEFDRDRKSMGVIVDSNERKKSLLVKGAVENVLERSTKIQLRDGSVVKLDANARKLVLQALHEMSTSALRCLGFAYKDELRDFVTYSGNDDHPAHQLLLNPSNYPSIESELIFVGLVGLRDPPREEVHQAIEDCRAAGIRVMVITGDNKNTAEAICREIGVFKSNEELTSKSLTGKDFMELRDKKAHLRQAGGLLFSRAEPRHKQEIVRLLKEDGEVVAMTGDGVNDAPALKLADIGVAMGITGTEVAKEASDMVLADDNFSTIVAAVGEGRSIYNNMKAFIRYMISSNMGEVASIFLTAALGIPEGLIPVQLLWVNLVTDGPPATALGFNPPDNDIMKKPPRRSDDSLINMWILFRYLVIGMYVGIATVGVFIIWFTCGSFMGIDLSGDGHTLVTYSQLANWGQCPTWTNFTASPFTAGNQVVTFDGPCDYFRTGKVKAMTLSLSVLVAIEMFNSLNALSEDGSLLSMPPWVNPWLLLAMSVSFGLHFLILYVPFLAKVFGIVPLSLNEWLLVLAVAFPVIIIDEILKFIGRCTSSSQTSAARKSKQKSE; translated from the exons ATGGGGAAGGGAGGCCAAGATTATGGGAGGCAAGAGAAGAAGAGTTCTGATGATTCTTCGGATCGCGACACGTTCAAGGCGTGGGCTAAGGACGTTCGAGAGTGTGAGGAACACTTCAAGGTGAGCGTGAAAACTGGATTAAGCAGTGAAGAAGTTGAGAATCGGAGACGGATCTATGGTTCCAACGAGCTCGAGAAGCACGAGGGTCAATCCATCTGGAGTTTGATCTTGGAGCAGTTCAACGACACCTTGGTTCGGATCCTCCTCGGCGCCGCCATCATTTCCTTCGTGCTCGCCTGGTACGACGGCGAGCATAGCGGCGAGAAGGATATCACGGCCTTCGTGGAGCCCCTGGTGATCTTCCTGATTCTGATTGTGAACGCCGTGGTTGGGGTTTGGCAAGAGAGCAATGCGGAGAAGGCTCTAGAAGCCTTGAAGGAGATCCAATCGGAGCACGCCTCTGTCATCCGTGACAACAAGAAAATCGCTAGCTTGCCGGCGAGGGATCTTGTTCCCGGTGATATTGTGGAGCTTAAAGTTGGGGATAAGGTTCCCGCGGATATGAGGGTTGTTGAATTGATCAGTTCCACTTTGAGGCTGGAGCAGGGATCTTTGACCGGTGAGAGTGAAGCAGTGAACAAGAGCAACAAGCCTGTGGCTGAGGATGCCGATATCCAAGGCAAGAGGTGCATGGTTTTTGCCGGGACGACTGTTGTTAATGGGAATTGCATCTGCTTGGTTACTCAGATTGGAATGGAGACTGAGATTGGGAAGGTTCATCAGCAGATACACGTGGCCTCGCAGAGTGAGGAGGATACTCccttgaagaagaagctcaatgaATTTGGAGAGACGCTGACTATGATAATTGGGTTAATTTGTATTCTTGTTTGGCTCATCAATGTTAAGTACTTCCTTTCCTGGGAATATGTGGATGGGTGGCCCAAGAATTTTAAGTTCTCATTTGAGAAGTGTACGTATTACTTTGAGATTGCTGTGGCATTGGCTGTTGCTGCTATTCCGGAGGGTTTGCCTGCGGTCATCACAACTTGTCTGGCTTTGGGCACTCGCAAGATGGCGCAGAAGAATGCCTTGGTTCGGAAGCTACCTAGTGTGGAAACTCTGGGTTGTACAACTGTGATTTGTTCGGATAAGACTGGTACATTGACCACTAACCAGATGTCAGTGACTAAACTGGTAGCTATTGGCCATAATGTAGACACGTTGCGAGCATTCAAAGTGGATGGAACTACCTACAATCCAGCAGGTGGTAAAATAGAGAACTGGCCAGCTGGTGATATGGATGCTAATCTTCAGACGATAGCGAAAATAGCCGCCATCTGCAATGATGCTGGTGTCACACAGTCGGATCATAAATTTGTCGCTCACGGAATGCCTACAGAAGCGGCCTTGAAG GTTCTGGTAGAGAAGATGGGCCTTCCTAAAGGATCAAAGGATGTAAACTCGGCAAGTACGAGTAGCTTACTAC GTTGTTGTGAATGGTGGTCTCAACGTGAACGGCGGATTGCTACCCTTGAGTTTGACCGTGATAGAAAATCAATGGGTGTCATTGTAGACTCTAATGAACGGAAAAAGTCGCTTCTGGTTAAG GGTGCAGTGGAAAATGTGTTGGAAAGAAGCACTAAAATTCAGTTGCGTGACGGTTCTGTTGTGAAACTGGATGCTAATGCTAGGAAGCTTGTATTGCAAGCTCTACATGAAATGTCAACTAGTGCTTTACGTTGTTTGGGATTTGCATACAAAGATGAGCTACGTGATTTTGTAACCTACAGTGGTAATGACGATCATCCAGCTCACCAGCTCTTGCTTAATCCTTCCAACTATCCATCAATTGAAAGTGAACTTATTTTTGTTGGCTTGGTTGGGTTGAGG GATCCACCTAGGGAAGAGGTGCACCAAGCCATCGAAGACTGCAGAGCAGCTGGAATTCGTGTTATGGTTATTACTGGAGACAACAAGAACACTGCAGAAGCTATATGCCGTGAAATAGGTGTATTTAAATCCAATGAAGAACTTACTTCAAAAAGTTTAACTGGGAAAGATTTTATGGAACTGCGCGATAAGAAAGCTCATCTGAGACAGGCTGGTGGGCTTTTGTTTTCAAGGGCTGAACCCAGGCACAAGCAAGAAATTGTGAGGCTGCTCAAAGAGGACGGTGAGGTGGTGGCCATGACTGGAGATGGTGTTAATGATGCACCTGCATTGAAGCTTGCTGACATTGGCGTTGCTATGGGTATTACAGGAACTGAG GTGGCAAAGGAAGCTTCAGATATGGTGTTGGCAGATGACAACTTTAGTACCATTGTTGCTGCTGTTGGAGAGGGTAGATCAATCTACAATAACATGAAGGCTTTTATCAG GTACATGATCTCTTCCAATATGGGAGAGGTTGCGTCTATATTTCTAACGGCTGCATTAGGTATTCCTGAAGGACTGATACCTGTCCAGCTTCTATGGGTCAATCTTGTGACCGATGGACCCCCTGCAACAGCTTTGGGATTTAATCCTCCTGATAACGATATAATGAAGAAGCCTCCTCGTCGCAGTGATGACTCACTGATTAACATGTGGATCTTATTCCGCTATCTG GTAATTGGGATGTACGTTGGAATAGCTACAGTTGGTGTCTTCATCATATGGTTTACTTGTGGGTCTTTCATGGGCATCGATCTTTCAGGGGATGGACATACTCTAGTCACTTACTCCCAACTTGCCAATTGGGGTCAATGCCCCACTTGGACCAACTTCACTGCTTCCCCCTTCACGGCTGGTAACCAAGTTGTTACCTTTGATGGGCCCTGTGATTATTTCCGTACTGGCAAGGTGAAGGCTATGACACTATCACTCTCGGTGTTGGTAGCAATTGAAATGTTCAACTCCCTCAATGCTCTTTCTGAGGATGGAAGCCTTTTGTCAATGCCCCCGTGGGTCAACCCGTGGCTACTCTTGGCAATGTCTGTATCATTCGGTTTGCACTTTTTGATCTTGTACGTgccattcttggccaaagtatttGGTATTGTGCCCCTGAGCTTGAATGAATGGCTTTTGGTTTTGGCTGTCGCATTTCCCGTCATTATAATCGATGAGATTCTGAAATTCATTGGGAGGTGTACAAGTTCGTCTCAAACATCAGCCGCAAGGAAATCAAAGCAAAAATCAGAGTAG